A DNA window from Hevea brasiliensis isolate MT/VB/25A 57/8 chromosome 2, ASM3005281v1, whole genome shotgun sequence contains the following coding sequences:
- the LOC110663384 gene encoding uncharacterized protein LOC110663384 — protein sequence MGGCASKPRDSDDMRPGPLPADTNPKKAETETADRESKEEGIKQERNSAGEKVENEPPLVDLSEEKQEDENVSSEPETAVPADSTVVSAPTKTEGMVETTADPSQKKKVEDAAKVETIADTSQDKVVDTGKFETTVATKEPDRKQSDSAPVPAPAPAPAPAPAPIPAKEEDKSNAPLVTPAPAPHPAKVEDKSNSPLVTL from the coding sequence ATGGGCGGATGTGCGAGCAAACCCAGGGACTCTGATGATATGCGTCCAGGGCCCCTTCCAGCTGATACAAACCCCAAGAAGGCTGAAACTGAGACGGCTGATCGTGAGAGCAAGGAAGAAGGAATCAAACAGGAGAGAAATAGTGCAGGTGAAAAAGTAGAGAATGAACCACCCTTGGTTGATCTCTCTGAGGAAAAACAGGAGGATGAAAACGTTTCCTCTGAGCCGGAGACTGCTGTTCCTGCTGATTCCACTGTTGTGAGTGCCCCAACAAAAACCGAGGGCATGGTTGAAACCACTGCTGATCCATCTCAGAAAAAGAAGGTTGAGGATGCTGCTAAAGTTGAAACCATTGCTGATACATCTCAGGACAAGGTTGTGGATACTGGAAAGTTTGAAACCACTGTTGCCACCAAGGAACCTGATCGCAAACAATCAGATTCAGCTCCTGTTCCAGCTCCAGCTCCAGCTCCAGCTCCTGCTCCTGCTCCTATTCCAGCCAAAGAGGAAGACAAAAGCAATGCACCTCTTGTTACCCCGGCTCCAGCCCCTCATCCTGCCAAAGTGGAAGACAAAAGCAATTCACCTCTTGTTACTCTGTGA